In a genomic window of Sphingomonas lutea:
- a CDS encoding EAL domain-containing protein: MPTRDRLLESAISLEQIEVQYQPIIEPRSGRIVGAEALARSRICNSATALFERAAAGRLDQRLSRLVQRKALRSAAVWEGPLKDLKLSINLLPADLANPGFERWLLDEIDASGIAPARVTAEITESALLEDREAVADRLASLRAAGVTVAVDDFGTGYASLAYLTALPLDMLKIDRGLVTDIADRERDRIVVQAIIRLAHELGLKVLVEGVESTAQLVLLCEWGCDLYQGFIGAGALTELELARFVAATTAEAA, encoded by the coding sequence ATGCCCACCCGCGACCGTCTCCTCGAAAGCGCGATTTCGCTCGAGCAGATCGAGGTTCAGTACCAGCCGATCATCGAGCCGCGTAGCGGGCGGATCGTCGGCGCCGAGGCCCTGGCGCGCTCCCGCATTTGCAACTCCGCCACAGCCTTGTTCGAACGTGCGGCGGCGGGACGCCTCGACCAGCGACTGTCGCGCCTGGTGCAGCGCAAAGCCCTGCGCTCGGCGGCGGTGTGGGAAGGACCGCTCAAGGACCTCAAGCTATCGATCAACCTGCTGCCGGCCGATCTGGCCAATCCGGGCTTCGAGCGCTGGCTGCTCGACGAGATCGACGCTTCGGGCATCGCGCCAGCGCGGGTAACGGCGGAAATCACCGAAAGCGCGCTGCTCGAAGATCGCGAAGCGGTGGCCGATCGCCTCGCCTCGCTCCGCGCCGCGGGCGTCACCGTCGCCGTGGATGATTTCGGAACCGGTTATGCGAGCCTCGCATATCTGACCGCGCTTCCGCTCGACATGCTCAAGATCGATCGCGGCCTTGTCACCGATATCGCCGATCGCGAACGCGACCGGATCGTCGTCCAGGCAATCATCCGCCTCGCGCACGAACTTGGCCTGAAGGTGCTGGTGGAGGGCGTCGAGAGCACCGCCCAATTGGTCCTGCTGTGCGAATGGGGCTGCGATCTGTACCAGGGCTTTATCGGCGCCGGGGCGCTGACCGAGCTCGAGCTGGCGCGGTTCGTCGCGGCGACGACTGCGGAGGCGGCTTAG
- the mfd gene encoding transcription-repair coupling factor, whose product MSEPLQRVLKASSPLTLAGVPTGFLALLAGDLARAAHGGGKGRAVIIAADEAAMRALAETAPLFAPEIDVVTLPAWDCLPYDRSSPALRTMAERLAALNALQEKRDWPQMLVTTASAASQRVLTPFRIRQLTRRIAQGERIDRDELVRQLNALGYQRTDTVAEAGEYAVRGSLIDLFPAGEPLALRLDFFGDEIDSLRRFDPVDQRSTERAKAFTLMPASEALIDEEAIKRFRSRYRETFGATATGDPLYQAVSDGRRMAGMEHWLPLLEDKLATLFDHLGEDDIIIRDSAADKALEARRDAVDDYYQNRVRAMAGQPGSYRPLEPDKLYLSKEEWAREADARPIHLASPFPEAESVRTIDFGVEAARDFAPERTQQANVYEAVAKHIAKLRKDGRKIVLASYTRGARERLSGLLEDHGVKAQKAVDTWQEALGSKTHPVLLVLPLEHGFTTPDVAVLTEQDMLGDRLVRRRKKRRAADAFLQELATLSPGDLVVHAEHGIGRYEGLTQIPVSKVPHDCVALEYARGNKLYVPVENIELLTRYGSESEGVTLDSLGGEGWQRRKSKMKERIREIAGELIKTAALRATRAGIIAETDASYPQFVDRFPYEETDDQERAIADVLGDLESGKPMDRLVCGDVGFGKTEVALRAAFVMAMSGKQVALICPTTLLARQHYRNFEERLQGFPIKIGRLSRLVPAAEAKATKEGLADGTVDIVIGTHALLAKTIEFKRLGLVIVDEEQHFGVAHKERLKALRADVHVLTLTATPIPRTLQMAMSGLRDLSVIQTPPVDRLAVRTYVTPWDQVVLREALLREHYRGGQSFFVVPRVADLPDIEEWLREQVPEVKFITAHGQLSATEVEQRMSAFYDRKYDVLLSTTIVESGLDIPTANTLIVYRSDRFGLAQLYQLRGRVGRSKTRAYAYLTMPSNRSITEAAQKRLHVLAELDSLGAGFQLASHDLDIRGAGNLLGDEQSGHIKEVGFELYQSMLEDAIVDLKAGGTARTEDFSPQISVDAPIMIPEAYVPDLDLRMGLYRRLGELDDRAAIDAFAAELIDRFGALPEETANLMKIVEVKLNAKQAMIAKLDTGPKGAVITFADSGFPDLPGLLGYMDRLKGAAKLRPDSKMALSRDWATPEARLNGALQLSRGLARVAAAGEAAVKPELEPA is encoded by the coding sequence ATGAGCGAGCCGCTGCAGCGCGTCCTAAAGGCATCGTCGCCACTCACCCTTGCTGGCGTTCCGACCGGTTTCCTCGCTCTGCTCGCCGGCGATCTTGCGCGTGCCGCGCACGGCGGGGGCAAGGGCCGGGCGGTGATCATCGCGGCCGACGAAGCCGCGATGCGCGCGCTGGCCGAGACGGCGCCTTTGTTCGCGCCCGAAATCGACGTCGTCACCCTGCCCGCCTGGGATTGCCTGCCCTACGACCGCTCCTCCCCTGCGTTGCGGACGATGGCCGAGCGTCTCGCGGCCTTGAACGCCCTCCAGGAGAAGCGTGATTGGCCGCAAATGCTGGTCACGACGGCAAGCGCGGCTAGCCAGCGTGTCCTGACGCCGTTCCGCATCCGCCAGCTGACGCGGCGGATCGCGCAGGGCGAACGGATCGACCGCGACGAACTGGTGCGCCAGCTCAATGCGCTCGGCTACCAGCGCACCGACACGGTCGCGGAAGCCGGCGAATATGCGGTGCGCGGTTCGCTCATCGACCTGTTCCCGGCGGGCGAGCCGCTCGCGCTCCGCCTCGATTTCTTTGGCGATGAGATCGATTCACTCCGGCGGTTCGATCCCGTCGACCAACGATCGACCGAACGGGCGAAGGCGTTCACGCTGATGCCCGCGTCCGAAGCGCTGATCGACGAGGAGGCGATCAAGCGCTTCCGCTCGCGCTATCGCGAGACATTCGGCGCCACCGCGACCGGCGATCCGCTTTATCAGGCGGTGTCCGACGGGCGACGCATGGCGGGGATGGAGCATTGGCTGCCCCTGCTTGAGGACAAGCTTGCAACGCTGTTCGACCACCTCGGCGAAGACGATATCATCATTCGCGATTCCGCCGCGGACAAGGCGCTCGAGGCACGGCGCGACGCGGTGGACGATTACTATCAGAATCGCGTCCGTGCGATGGCTGGCCAACCGGGCAGCTACCGCCCGCTCGAACCCGACAAATTGTACCTTTCGAAGGAAGAGTGGGCGCGAGAGGCGGACGCGCGTCCGATCCACCTTGCCTCGCCCTTCCCTGAAGCGGAATCAGTGCGGACGATCGATTTCGGGGTCGAGGCCGCGCGGGATTTCGCGCCCGAACGGACGCAGCAGGCCAATGTCTACGAAGCGGTGGCCAAGCATATCGCCAAGCTGCGCAAGGACGGCCGCAAGATCGTTCTGGCAAGCTACACGCGCGGCGCGCGAGAACGGCTGAGCGGCCTGCTCGAAGACCATGGGGTGAAGGCGCAGAAGGCGGTCGACACCTGGCAGGAAGCGCTCGGCAGCAAGACCCACCCCGTGTTGCTGGTGCTGCCGCTTGAGCATGGCTTCACCACGCCCGACGTCGCGGTGCTTACCGAGCAGGACATGCTCGGCGACCGTCTCGTCCGGCGACGCAAGAAACGCCGCGCGGCGGACGCCTTCCTGCAGGAATTGGCGACGCTCTCACCCGGCGATCTGGTGGTGCACGCCGAACATGGCATCGGCCGCTACGAGGGGCTGACGCAGATCCCGGTCAGCAAGGTACCGCACGATTGCGTCGCGCTGGAATATGCGCGCGGCAACAAGCTCTACGTGCCGGTCGAAAATATCGAGCTGCTGACCCGCTATGGCAGCGAGAGCGAGGGCGTAACGCTCGACAGCCTGGGCGGCGAAGGCTGGCAGCGTCGCAAGTCGAAGATGAAGGAGCGCATCCGCGAGATTGCGGGCGAACTCATCAAGACCGCGGCGCTGCGCGCGACCCGCGCGGGAATCATCGCCGAAACCGACGCCAGCTATCCGCAATTCGTCGACCGCTTCCCGTACGAAGAGACCGACGACCAAGAGCGCGCGATCGCCGACGTCCTGGGCGATTTGGAATCGGGTAAGCCGATGGACCGTTTGGTGTGCGGCGACGTAGGCTTCGGCAAAACCGAGGTGGCGCTGCGCGCCGCATTCGTCATGGCGATGTCGGGCAAGCAGGTCGCGTTGATCTGCCCCACGACATTGCTGGCGCGGCAGCACTATCGGAACTTCGAGGAACGGCTGCAGGGCTTCCCGATCAAGATCGGGCGCTTGTCGCGGCTTGTGCCCGCGGCCGAGGCCAAGGCGACCAAGGAAGGCCTGGCCGACGGGACGGTCGACATTGTCATCGGCACCCACGCGCTTCTTGCAAAGACGATAGAATTCAAGCGGCTCGGCCTGGTGATCGTCGACGAAGAGCAGCATTTCGGGGTCGCGCACAAGGAGCGCTTGAAGGCCCTGCGCGCCGACGTCCATGTGCTGACGCTGACCGCCACCCCAATTCCGCGAACGCTGCAAATGGCGATGAGCGGCCTGCGCGACCTCAGCGTCATCCAGACCCCGCCGGTCGATCGCCTGGCGGTTCGCACCTATGTCACGCCGTGGGACCAGGTCGTGCTGCGCGAAGCGTTGCTGCGCGAACATTATCGCGGCGGGCAGAGCTTCTTCGTCGTGCCGCGCGTCGCCGACTTGCCCGACATCGAGGAATGGCTGCGCGAGCAGGTGCCCGAGGTGAAGTTCATCACCGCGCACGGACAGCTGAGCGCGACCGAGGTCGAGCAGCGCATGAGCGCCTTCTACGACCGCAAATATGACGTTCTGCTGTCGACCACGATCGTCGAAAGCGGGCTCGACATCCCGACCGCGAATACGTTGATCGTCTATCGGTCGGACCGCTTCGGGCTGGCCCAGCTTTACCAGCTGCGCGGCCGCGTCGGCCGGTCGAAGACGCGCGCTTATGCCTATCTGACGATGCCGTCGAACCGGTCGATCACCGAGGCGGCGCAGAAACGCCTGCACGTGCTGGCCGAGCTCGACAGCCTCGGCGCGGGCTTCCAGCTCGCCAGCCACGATCTCGACATTCGCGGTGCCGGCAATCTGCTCGGCGACGAGCAATCGGGGCACATCAAGGAGGTGGGGTTCGAGCTTTACCAATCGATGCTTGAGGATGCGATCGTCGACCTCAAGGCTGGCGGCACGGCGCGGACCGAGGACTTCTCGCCGCAGATCAGCGTCGATGCCCCCATCATGATCCCCGAGGCCTACGTTCCCGATCTCGACCTGCGCATGGGCCTTTACCGGCGGCTCGGCGAGCTCGACGACCGCGCGGCCATCGACGCGTTCGCCGCCGAGCTGATCGACCGCTTCGGCGCCTTGCCAGAGGAAACCGCGAATTTGATGAAGATCGTCGAAGTCAAGCTCAACGCCAAGCAGGCGATGATCGCCAAGCTCGACACCGGGCCGAAGGGCGCTGTCATAACCTTCGCCGACAGCGGCTTCCCCGACCTGCCTGGGCTGCTGGGCTACATGGATCGGTTGAAGGGCGCGGCGAAGCTTCGGCCGGACAGCAAGATGGCGCTGTCACGCGACTGGGCAACGCCCGAAGCGCGGCTAAATGGTGCGCTGCAACTGTCACGCGGCCTGGCGCGGGTCGCGGCGGCGGGCGAAGCCGCGGTGAAGCCCGAACTGGAGCCGGCCTAA
- a CDS encoding succinate dehydrogenase assembly factor 2, with product MTIDVDIKRLQWRAHHRGTKEADLLIGGFFDAHHATWDAAQRATFAQILDEQDVDIMAWALGTAAPPERFAGPMIEDLRKLNYIRVAK from the coding sequence ATGACCATCGACGTCGACATCAAGCGCCTGCAGTGGCGCGCGCATCATCGTGGCACCAAGGAAGCAGACTTGCTGATCGGCGGCTTTTTCGACGCGCATCATGCGACGTGGGATGCGGCACAGCGCGCGACCTTCGCCCAAATACTCGATGAGCAGGACGTCGACATCATGGCCTGGGCGCTCGGAACCGCCGCGCCGCCCGAGCGCTTCGCGGGTCCGATGATCGAGGATTTGCGCAAGCTGAATTACATCCGGGTGGCCAAATGA
- a CDS encoding DUF418 domain-containing protein — protein sequence MQQAPAKDRIQLVDALRGFALLGIFLANILIFSGWEFLTDAGRAALADASAIDWQHRFHKFFVDGKFYTLFSMLFGAGFALQLERLTQRGADGLRIYRRRVLILLGIGLVHQWLIWDGDILVLYALMGLILPAFHRLSDRALLAWSALLIFAVPIAGVLTVNAAGWPPDAGLLALSERVAVALGAVNPQDGVTWLRRTDFDGWFSWVMSGPIYSWGIRLMSWRIFKVLGIMLLGMWIGRRVASGSLLNDRRLLWRVLAGGLLIGVPANVAYTYGKQWQTDWPSLIGTVPLALAYAAAFALAWPRAQRVLGIFSFPGRMALTNYLTQSIICILVFYGFGLGQVGYWPPAAFYTFALAVFLVQLLLSRWWLRHHAQGPMEALWRRGTYSGRVTRAAAPG from the coding sequence ATGCAGCAGGCGCCAGCCAAGGACCGCATCCAATTGGTAGATGCCCTGCGCGGCTTTGCCTTGCTTGGCATCTTCCTGGCCAACATCCTGATCTTTTCGGGCTGGGAATTCCTGACGGACGCCGGGCGCGCCGCGCTGGCCGACGCAAGCGCGATCGATTGGCAGCACCGCTTCCACAAATTTTTCGTCGACGGCAAATTCTACACCCTCTTCTCCATGCTGTTCGGGGCAGGCTTCGCGCTTCAGCTGGAGCGGCTGACGCAGCGCGGCGCCGACGGCCTGCGCATCTACCGCCGCCGAGTCCTGATCCTGCTCGGCATCGGCCTCGTCCATCAGTGGCTGATCTGGGACGGCGATATTCTGGTGCTTTACGCGCTCATGGGTCTGATCCTGCCCGCCTTCCATCGCCTGTCGGATCGCGCGCTGCTCGCGTGGAGTGCGCTGCTCATCTTCGCGGTCCCGATCGCCGGCGTACTGACCGTGAACGCCGCGGGCTGGCCACCTGACGCGGGCTTGTTGGCGCTGAGCGAGCGGGTCGCCGTGGCGCTGGGCGCGGTCAACCCGCAGGACGGCGTCACCTGGCTTCGGCGGACGGACTTCGACGGTTGGTTCTCCTGGGTCATGAGTGGGCCAATCTATTCGTGGGGCATCCGGCTGATGAGCTGGCGCATCTTCAAGGTGCTCGGAATCATGCTGCTCGGCATGTGGATCGGGCGTCGCGTTGCCAGCGGATCGCTGCTCAACGACCGCCGCTTGCTGTGGCGTGTGCTGGCCGGCGGCCTCTTGATTGGTGTGCCGGCGAATGTCGCTTACACGTACGGCAAGCAGTGGCAGACGGATTGGCCGTCGCTGATCGGGACGGTCCCGCTCGCCCTCGCTTATGCCGCCGCGTTCGCGCTCGCCTGGCCCCGCGCGCAACGCGTGCTCGGCATTTTCAGCTTTCCTGGGCGGATGGCGCTGACCAATTATCTGACCCAGTCGATCATCTGCATTCTCGTCTTCTACGGCTTCGGCCTGGGGCAGGTCGGCTATTGGCCGCCGGCGGCATTCTACACGTTCGCGCTCGCCGTCTTCCTCGTTCAACTCTTGCTGTCGCGCTGGTGGCTTCGACACCATGCGCAGGGGCCGATGGAAGCCCTGTGGCGGCGCGGGACCTATAGCGGTAGGGTGACGCGGGCGGCCGCCCCGGGCTAA
- the recG gene encoding ATP-dependent DNA helicase RecG: protein MRPEILNPLFTEVEALKGVGPQVAKTLKRLKLERLVDLLYHLPTGAIERVRAPAASAALLGRHVILDVTPFETRQARSGRGPFRVLAGDADGNTITLIYFNNPGWARKTLPMGEARTVSGKLEAYGDEWQIIHPEVAEPGGAQQPALREPVYPLTEGLTNRRMGELAATALERAPELPEWVEPGLVSREGWRPWRAALAQAHREPGSDDARRRLAYDEVFANQLALLLLRQSQRRHRTNALPGDERLTGALRLPYQLTGAQRRVIEEIRGDLAQQVPMLRLLQGDVGSGKTLVALMAMLVAVESGAQAALLAPTEILARQHHATLLGQLDSLGVRVAILTGREKGRARESVLMGLADGSVDILVGTHAIFQEKVAYRNLGLAVIDEQHRFGVSQRLLLSSKAERPPHLLVMTATPIPRTLTLTQYGEMDVSRIDEMPPGRTPIETLVISDEKLADVIGGLARHAENGGQAYWVCPLVDESEKSDAAAAEERAQVLRLRLGGDRVGLVHGRMKGPEKDAVMTAFASGSLAVLVATTVIEVGVDVPNATLMIVEGAERFGLAQLHQLRGRVGRGSGKSTCLLIRGQNLTESGRARLALMRETNDGFRIAEEDLRLRGPGEILGLRQSGEEAFRVATVQDVEQLAPIAQSDAQLLLDRDGGLTGERGRAARVCLYLFERDQAVGLIRSG from the coding sequence ATGCGTCCCGAGATTCTCAACCCGTTGTTCACTGAGGTGGAGGCGCTCAAGGGCGTCGGGCCGCAGGTTGCAAAGACGCTCAAGCGGCTGAAGCTCGAGCGACTGGTCGACCTGCTCTACCATTTGCCGACCGGGGCGATCGAGCGTGTCCGCGCGCCGGCCGCCAGCGCCGCCTTGCTCGGCCGCCATGTCATCCTCGACGTGACGCCGTTCGAAACGCGCCAGGCACGCTCGGGCCGCGGGCCGTTCCGCGTGCTCGCCGGCGATGCCGACGGCAACACCATCACGCTCATCTACTTCAACAACCCAGGCTGGGCGCGGAAGACTCTGCCGATGGGTGAGGCGCGCACCGTGTCGGGCAAGCTCGAAGCCTATGGCGACGAATGGCAGATCATCCATCCTGAGGTTGCCGAGCCGGGCGGCGCGCAGCAGCCGGCGCTGCGCGAACCCGTCTATCCGTTGACCGAAGGCCTGACCAACCGGCGAATGGGCGAGCTTGCGGCGACGGCTCTCGAGCGTGCGCCCGAGCTGCCCGAATGGGTCGAGCCGGGCCTGGTGTCGCGCGAGGGCTGGCGGCCGTGGCGCGCGGCACTGGCGCAGGCGCATCGCGAGCCCGGATCGGACGACGCCAGGCGCCGGCTGGCCTATGACGAAGTGTTCGCCAACCAGCTTGCGCTGCTGCTTCTCCGGCAATCGCAGCGCCGGCACCGCACCAACGCGTTGCCAGGCGACGAACGGCTGACCGGCGCGCTTCGCCTGCCTTATCAGCTGACGGGCGCCCAGCGCCGGGTGATCGAGGAAATCCGCGGCGATTTGGCGCAGCAGGTGCCGATGCTGCGCCTGCTCCAGGGCGATGTCGGTTCGGGCAAGACCCTGGTCGCGCTCATGGCGATGCTCGTCGCGGTTGAATCGGGGGCGCAGGCGGCGTTGCTTGCGCCGACCGAAATCCTCGCGCGCCAGCATCATGCGACCCTCCTCGGCCAGCTGGACAGCCTTGGCGTGCGCGTCGCCATCCTCACCGGCCGCGAAAAGGGCAGGGCGCGCGAAAGCGTGCTGATGGGCCTCGCCGACGGATCGGTCGACATCCTGGTCGGCACCCACGCGATCTTTCAGGAAAAGGTCGCGTATCGAAACCTCGGGCTCGCGGTGATCGACGAGCAGCATCGCTTCGGCGTTTCGCAGCGACTGCTGCTTTCATCCAAGGCCGAACGGCCGCCACATTTGCTGGTCATGACCGCGACGCCAATCCCGCGTACGCTGACGCTGACCCAATATGGCGAAATGGACGTCAGCCGGATCGACGAGATGCCGCCCGGGCGCACGCCCATCGAAACGCTCGTGATCAGCGACGAAAAACTGGCCGACGTCATCGGCGGCCTCGCGCGTCACGCGGAAAACGGCGGCCAGGCCTATTGGGTCTGTCCGTTGGTTGACGAGAGCGAAAAGAGCGATGCCGCCGCAGCCGAAGAGCGCGCGCAGGTTCTGCGCCTGCGCCTCGGCGGGGACAGGGTGGGGCTGGTCCATGGCCGGATGAAGGGGCCGGAAAAGGACGCGGTGATGACCGCCTTTGCCTCGGGCAGCTTGGCGGTGCTCGTCGCCACGACGGTAATCGAAGTCGGCGTCGACGTGCCCAATGCGACCCTGATGATCGTCGAGGGTGCCGAGCGCTTTGGCTTGGCTCAGCTTCACCAGCTGCGCGGACGCGTCGGGCGCGGATCAGGCAAGAGCACGTGCCTGCTGATCCGCGGGCAGAACCTGACCGAATCGGGACGCGCGCGCCTGGCGCTGATGCGCGAGACAAATGACGGTTTCCGCATTGCGGAGGAGGACTTGCGGCTGCGCGGGCCGGGCGAGATCCTCGGGCTTCGTCAGTCGGGCGAGGAGGCGTTCCGCGTCGCGACCGTCCAGGATGTCGAACAACTCGCGCCGATTGCGCAAAGCGACGCCCAGCTTCTGCTCGACCGCGATGGCGGGCTGACCGGCGAGCGCGGCCGGGCCGCGCGGGTATGCCTCTATCTGTTCGAACGCGACCAGGCGGTGGGGCTCATCCGCTCAGGCTAG
- the tyrS gene encoding tyrosine--tRNA ligase: MTYRSPLLQLLDERGYIHQVTDAEALDALAAREVVTGYIGFDATAPSLHVGSLVQIMLLRRLQQAGHRPIVLMGGGTSKIGDPSFKDEARKLLTAETINANIASIKRVFESFLTFGDGPADAIMADNADWLDRLEYVPFLREVGQHFSVNRMLSFDSVKLRLDREQSLSFLEFNYMILQGYDFRELSRREGCRLQMGGSDQWGNIVNGIELTRRMDGTEVFGLTTPLITTADGGKMGKTAQGAVWLNADQLGPYDYWQFWRNTADADVAKFLRLFTDLPLDEIARLEGLQGAEINQAKIVLATEATAMLHGREHAEKAKRTAAETFAGGASADLPSLSTGGGISILAALTGLGFCASNGEAKRKIAEGAVRLDDAVVSDPALVVTKGKLSLGKKKHGLLTA; the protein is encoded by the coding sequence ATGACCTATCGCTCGCCCCTCCTCCAGCTGCTCGACGAGCGCGGCTACATCCATCAAGTCACGGACGCGGAGGCGCTCGACGCGCTGGCGGCGCGTGAGGTCGTCACCGGCTATATCGGGTTCGATGCCACGGCGCCGAGCTTGCATGTCGGCAGCCTGGTTCAGATCATGCTGCTTCGCCGTTTGCAGCAAGCGGGACATCGCCCGATCGTGCTGATGGGCGGCGGCACGTCGAAGATCGGCGATCCCAGCTTCAAGGACGAAGCGCGCAAGCTGCTCACGGCGGAAACGATCAACGCCAATATTGCGAGCATCAAGCGGGTGTTCGAAAGCTTCCTGACCTTCGGCGACGGACCGGCGGACGCGATCATGGCCGACAATGCCGACTGGCTCGATCGCCTGGAATATGTGCCGTTCCTGCGGGAGGTCGGGCAGCATTTCTCGGTCAATCGGATGCTGAGCTTCGATTCGGTCAAACTGCGTCTCGACCGCGAGCAGTCGCTCAGCTTTCTCGAATTCAACTATATGATCCTGCAGGGCTATGATTTCCGTGAACTGTCCCGGCGCGAAGGCTGCCGCCTGCAGATGGGCGGATCCGACCAATGGGGGAATATCGTCAACGGCATCGAGCTGACGCGGCGGATGGACGGGACAGAGGTCTTCGGCCTGACGACGCCGCTCATCACTACCGCGGACGGCGGCAAGATGGGCAAGACGGCGCAGGGCGCGGTCTGGCTCAACGCCGACCAGCTAGGCCCTTACGATTACTGGCAGTTCTGGCGGAATACGGCCGACGCCGACGTCGCGAAATTCCTGCGCCTGTTCACCGATTTGCCGCTGGACGAGATTGCCCGGCTCGAGGGGTTGCAAGGCGCCGAGATCAACCAAGCCAAGATCGTTCTAGCGACCGAAGCGACGGCGATGCTGCACGGGCGTGAACATGCCGAAAAGGCGAAGCGCACCGCCGCGGAGACCTTCGCCGGTGGCGCCAGCGCCGACCTTCCGAGCTTGTCGACGGGCGGGGGGATATCGATTCTCGCCGCACTGACGGGCCTCGGCTTCTGCGCGTCCAACGGAGAAGCAAAACGCAAGATCGCCGAAGGCGCGGTACGGTTGGATGACGCCGTCGTCAGCGATCCGGCATTGGTCGTCACCAAAGGCAAGCTCAGCCTTGGCAAAAAGAAGCACGGACTGCTCACCGCCTAG
- a CDS encoding DOMON-like domain-containing protein, whose translation MSRFVIPAPGDPERTDDLWQATCFEAFLKADGQPHYQEWNFAPSGNWAAYDFTDYRSDRTDAPVTQPPYVRLQDNFTWWQLGATFAVEARADWTLGLSAILIEQDGTKSHWALAHGAGEPDFHDPVCFAARLP comes from the coding sequence ATGTCGCGTTTCGTCATCCCGGCGCCCGGCGACCCAGAGAGGACCGACGATTTGTGGCAGGCGACCTGCTTCGAAGCCTTCCTCAAAGCCGACGGCCAACCCCATTACCAGGAATGGAATTTCGCGCCGTCGGGTAATTGGGCGGCGTACGATTTCACCGACTACCGAAGCGATCGAACTGACGCTCCGGTCACGCAGCCGCCGTACGTCCGGTTGCAGGACAATTTCACTTGGTGGCAGCTTGGCGCGACCTTTGCGGTCGAGGCGCGCGCCGACTGGACCTTGGGCTTGTCGGCGATCCTCATCGAGCAGGACGGAACGAAATCTCATTGGGCGCTGGCGCACGGCGCGGGTGAGCCCGATTTCCACGACCCGGTTTGCTTCGCTGCGCGGCTTCCCTAA
- a CDS encoding exo-beta-N-acetylmuramidase NamZ family protein has product MTLFGIDRLLAEPELRRPLEGKRVALLAHPASVTRDLTHSLDALVAAGLNVSAVFGPQHGVRGDLQDNMMESPDFTDPTYGVPVFSLYGEVRRPTGQSMSTFDVLLVDLQDLGCRIYTYVTTLLYVLEAAAEHGKAVWVLDRPNPAGRPVEGLTLRPGWESFVGAGPFPMRHGLTLGELGAWFVDHFKLDVDYRVIEMTGYAPDAAPGFGWPAERIWINPSPNAANLNMARAYAGTVMLEGTNLSEGRGTTRPLELFGAPDLAPREVMAEMARIAPDWLRGCRLREVAFQPTFHKHQGELCHGIMIHAEGDGYDHQAFRPWRLQALGFKSIRNLHPDYDLWRDFPYEYEFDKLAIDVINGSSLLREWVDDRTSEAGDLDQLTRPDEESWAKDRERFLLYA; this is encoded by the coding sequence ATGACCCTGTTCGGAATCGACCGGCTGCTTGCCGAGCCGGAACTTCGCCGCCCTCTCGAAGGCAAGCGCGTCGCGCTGCTCGCCCATCCGGCGTCGGTGACGCGCGACCTGACGCACAGCCTCGACGCGTTGGTCGCGGCCGGCCTCAACGTCTCGGCGGTGTTCGGGCCGCAGCATGGCGTGCGCGGCGACCTCCAAGACAATATGATGGAATCGCCCGACTTCACCGACCCGACCTACGGCGTGCCGGTGTTCAGCCTGTATGGCGAGGTCCGCCGGCCCACGGGCCAGTCAATGAGTACCTTCGACGTCCTGCTGGTTGATCTGCAGGATCTCGGCTGCCGCATCTACACCTACGTCACGACCTTGCTCTACGTTCTCGAAGCTGCCGCCGAACACGGCAAGGCGGTATGGGTGCTCGACCGTCCCAACCCCGCCGGCCGCCCGGTCGAGGGGCTGACGCTCCGTCCGGGCTGGGAAAGCTTCGTCGGCGCGGGGCCATTCCCGATGCGCCACGGACTGACGCTCGGCGAGCTCGGCGCCTGGTTCGTCGATCATTTCAAGCTCGACGTCGATTATCGCGTGATCGAAATGACGGGCTATGCGCCCGACGCCGCGCCGGGTTTCGGTTGGCCGGCGGAACGCATCTGGATCAATCCCAGCCCCAATGCCGCCAACCTCAACATGGCGCGCGCTTACGCCGGTACCGTGATGCTCGAGGGGACCAATCTGAGCGAGGGCAGGGGTACCACGCGTCCGCTAGAGCTGTTCGGCGCGCCGGATCTCGCGCCCCGCGAGGTCATGGCGGAAATGGCGCGGATCGCGCCCGACTGGCTCCGCGGCTGTAGGCTGCGCGAGGTCGCGTTCCAGCCGACCTTCCACAAGCACCAGGGGGAGCTGTGCCACGGCATCATGATCCATGCCGAGGGCGACGGATACGATCATCAAGCCTTCCGCCCGTGGCGGCTGCAGGCGCTCGGCTTCAAGTCGATCCGCAATCTTCATCCGGACTATGACCTGTGGCGCGACTTTCCCTATGAATATGAATTCGACAAGCTTGCGATCGACGTCATCAACGGATCGTCGCTCCTGCGCGAATGGGTTGATGACCGCACGTCCGAAGCCGGCGATCTCGACCAGCTGACCCGTCCGGACGAAGAATCATGGGCGAAAGACCGGGAACGGTTCCTGCTTTACGCCTAG